A genomic segment from Nicotiana tabacum cultivar K326 chromosome 7, ASM71507v2, whole genome shotgun sequence encodes:
- the LOC142162312 gene encoding uncharacterized protein LOC142162312 encodes MLGKPLILYIAAHERSLGALLDQENEEGKEQALYYLSRTLIGAEMNYMLVEKICLALLYAIKKLRHYFKVYTIKLISRADPVKFVMTRPVISGRLARWSILFSQNEITYTPQQAVKGQALANFLADHPLPAEWELSDEFPDEDVLFIEEFPPWTIFFDGSAHRNDAGSGVVLISLERQVFPFSFGLGETCSNNAAEYKDLIVGLEMALEIKILQLEIFDDSKLIINQLLESYKVKDEYLLPFQEYAFGLLKKFDRVFLNHVLREENHKDDVLANLATTMALGENESTKVYVCHRWVIPRLLDLQINESHHTSVRVIEEEEDWRQPFIEYLEHGKLPEDPRQRTDIKRRAPRFIFYKGTLFCRSFEGLFL; translated from the coding sequence ATGCTTGGGAAGCCATTGATACTCTACATCGCGGCACATGAACGTTCACTTGGAGCACTACTTGATCAAGAGAATGAGGAAGGAAAGGAACAAGCCTTGTACTACCTTAGCCGAACTCTGATAGGAGCTGAGATGAACTATATGCTTGTTGAGAAAATATGCTTAGCTTTACTTTATGCGATAAAGAAGCTAAGGCATTATTTTAAAGTATACACCATCAAACTCATCTCTCGAGCAGATCCCGTAAAGTTCGTGATGACTCGACCTGTTATTTCTGGACGCCTAGCAAGATGGTCTATATTGTTTAGCCAAAATGAGATCACATACACACCTCAACAAGCTGTGAAAGGACAAGCACTAGCCAATTTTCTGGCTGATCACCCTCTTCCAGCAGAATGGGAGCTTTCGGATGAGTTTCCAGATGAAGACGTTTTGTTCATCGAAGAGTTTCCACCATGGACAATTTTCTTTGATGGATCTGCACATCGTAATGATGCGGGGTCAGGTGTGGTGTTGATCTCGCTAGAAAGACAAGTCTTTCCATTCTCCTTTGGTTTAGGTGAAACATGCTCCAACAATGCCGCAGAGTACAAAGATTTGATCGTCGGTCTCGAAATGGCATTAGAAATAAAGATTCTACAATTGGAGATCTTCGACGACTCTAAGCTGATCATCAACCAACTTTTGGAGAGTTACAAGGTAAAGGATGAATATCTATTGCCATTCCAAGAATACGCTTTTGGTTTACTTAAAAAATTCGACCGAGTATTCTTAAACCACGTCCTAAGAGAAGAAAATCACAAGGATGATGTTTTGGCTAACTTGGCCACGACGATGGCACTTGGAGAGAATGAGTCAACAAAGGTATATGTGTGTCATCGATGGGTTATTCCTAGACTTCTGGATCTTCAAATCAACGAAAGTCATCATACGTCTGTTCGAgtgattgaagaagaagaagattggagGCAACCATTTATAGAGTACCTTGAACATGGAAAGTTACCTGAAGATCCACGACAAAGAACAGATATCAAACGAAGAGCACCACGATTCATCTTCTATAAGGGGACATTATTTTGCCGCTCTTTTGAAGGACTATTCTTGTGA